The DNA segment GGCAATGTCATAACCTAGGTTCTGCATAAATGCATCAGCGATTTCGAAAGTATCATCTTTGTCAGGTGATAACTTAAAACGGTGTTGAATAAGTCGATAACTGGCGTAGCTTATTGCTTCTTCACGTGCAGTTAGAATATTTTCAACAGAAATTTTATCGTCATAAGTGCATTGAGAACCCAATAGTTCCTTGCCTAACAAGTAAGTAGACGATACGTCTGAAAAAGCGGCCCAAGCATCATACATGGCCGCAGAGGTATGGAATAAATTGCGAGCATGTACCGTTGGCCTAGCAAAGTCATTGCGAATACCTTGTAACAAAACATCATTCCACTGTCTAGCTACAGAAGGGACTGCGGATTCAGTTTCATCAACGGGAAGAAAGTTATCATCAATAGGCGATGATTCATCATCTGAGCCACAACCAGTTAACACGGTTACAGCCAATAATGGAGGGATTAAATATTTACTGCTCATTTAATTATCCTGTGTTTATTGTTCTATTATTAAACTCTGATTGGCGTCTACATCAGTGATTATTTGTAAATGTCCGTTTGGCCATTCAATGGTTATACGCTCTACTTTACTATGATCTGCAAGACCAAAGTGTAACTCTGCAGGGTTGTGCGAGGTGAAATTATTGTTGATATTTACTTCCCGCATTTGGGTAGTATTTGCAACGTTGATTGTCACTTTAGCACCGATTGCAAATCGATTTTTTTCTGGGGTTGTTAATTTTAATTTTAAAAAGTTGCCTAAATTGCTGCCATTTACATTTTCATAAAACACTAACGCATTCTTGCCGTCATCATTATTTTGTAGGAGCAAATCAATATCACCATCGTTATCGGCATCAAAACAAACAACCGCTCTGCCCTGACCTTTCTCTGTTAATCCTAGTTTTGTATTTTGACTGTCGAAGCCCCCATTGCCATCGGCAATAAACAGCTTAACGGTGTCTTGATTAAAATCTTCAGTACCTTGTTCTCGTTCACCATAGGATGTCCATCCATTAGTTTGAAAAATATCTTGATGACCATCATTATTGAAATCAGCAAAACAACTTCCCCAAGACCAGCCACCATCAGAAATGCCACTAATATAAGAAACATCTTTAAACACACCTGAACCATCGTTTTGTAGCAATTTATTACCTGAATGAGACAGACTTCCAGTTGTAGGATCCAATGCAAAAATACCACCAATAAACCAGTCTAAATCGCCATCATTATCATAATCTGCAATGGCAGACCCCATGCCACTGAGATCATTAACTGAGATGTTCATATTATGGGTGCTATCAGCAAACGTGCCCGTCTGGTCATTAACTAACAAGCTGGATTTTACAAAGTCAGAGGCTAATAATAAATCGGCGTAGCCATCATTATTTATGTCTGCAAATGAGCTGCTAAACGAGAAATCAATAGGTTTACTTTTTACAACCAAAGCATTATTCAGCCCTGCTTCATCGTCAATATTTATAAAGTTATTGTTTGAATTATTACGCCATAAATACTGTAAATTGTCAGATACTTTAGAGCCATACCGGCTAACAATTAAATCCAAGTCGCCATTATTGTCGATGTCAGAAAATGAAGAGGAAACGACATGGTCCGTAAGTTTAAATGCAACTTTCTTTGTGAACGTGCTGTCACCTTGATTAACGAACAAGTAACTTGCATTACCATTTAAACCGCCAACAAACAGATCAAGATCGCCGTCATTATCAGTATCGGCAAAGCTTGGTCCACTGTATAAGCCAAGTAATTGAACCCCTGCTTCTTTGGCAATATCAACAAAAACACCTTTACCGTCATTTTGATAAAGTTTAGCTAAAGAGTGCTCTCCCCCGATTATAAATACATCAATATCACCGTCATTATCATAATCACCTGCAGCCATTCCTCCCGCCGCATTTAATAATGTTTGATAAACTTCAGCTGTATTCGCCTTAGGTTCAATTCCCCAATAATGCAACAGATTTGCGAGCTGAGTGGTATTTGAAAACGTTAAATTTTCGGTAGAAATTGAACTGATGTCGGTTAAATTTGTATCGAGTGGGTATAAATCATCGATGTCTAAAATACCATCGTTATCATCATCTAAATCTACACTGTTTGCGATGCCATCACTATCAGTATCATAGCGCTCATTAATATCGACAGGATTGAAATCTTCAACATCAAAAACATTATCACCATCATCATCTCGGTCGCGATTATTCCCTATGCCATCATTATCTGTATCAAGGTGCTCACTACTATCAAATGGAAAATCGTCTAAGGTGTCTATGAATCCGTCGTTGTCATCATCATTGTCTAAGTTATCGCCTATACCGTCGAGATCGAAGTCAGCGTTTTCACTGGGGTCTAATGGAAATGCATCCTCACTATCTACTACGCCATCTCCGTCGTCGTCGTCATCAGCGTTGTTACCAATACCATCAAAATCGGAATCTTGATATTCATTTGAATCAAATGGAAACGCATCATCACGGTTAATAACACCATCTGCATCAGAGTCATCAATTGGACTTTGTTGCAATTGGATTTCAGTTAATGCTGTTTTAGAGATTGATGTTAACGTTGCAACTTGCTCTGCTGATAATTCTGAGTTTGATAAAAAGTCACCAAATAAGATATTACCGTTAAAGCCATAAGTAGCTTCATTTTCTGAGATCACAGTTTGTTTAATACTTTTAAAATCATCTGTACTTAGTTCAGTGTCATTAGCATTGCTAATTATTAGAAGAAAACGTGCATATGCCAAATGACTAAGTGGTGAAATGACTTGCCCTGTTATAACTTCATCTTTTGGGATTTCTTGCAAATATGGCATGCGCGCTAAATCTACTGGCAACACCTCAAAATTATCATCTTCTCTGGTAACATCGTCGGCTCCCACAGATATAAGTGCACGAAGAGGGCTGAGCATAAAATTATCAATATTTTCGTCGCGTAGATAAAAAGTAAAGGAGCCTCGCTCATCGGTTATACTGCTTGGTTCTTCATCAATATCTAACTTACTATTCAGATTTGTATCTAAATACACTTTCGCGCCAGAAATATAACCAGAAAGTACTTTTCCGTTAAGCACTACAGTTTGTTTAACATTTATAGATATTGAAGCATTGGCTGACTCTTTACCATCATCAGCGGTTATGGTGATATTTTCATATAAACCAGCATCATTGATTTCAGGCACACCGTAAACTTCCCCGGTATTTACATTAAATTTTGCCCAGGAAGGTAAATTGCTTATGCTAAGCGATAATGCATCATTATCAGCATCAATAATTATTGGCTTTAGAGAAAAATCCTCAAATTCATATACTTCATTTAACGAAGTTGCTGATATTTCAGGTTTAGTATTTTTACTTTTATTTGATTCGCCTGAACAACTGAAAAGACAAGATAACAGGACAAGATTCGACAGTGTTTTACAATTAAATAGGCACATATTTGTTTAGCTTTTTTTAAAGCGATCCCTTAGGTTTTACATAGTAGGAAATGAAACATATACCTTCGAATCATTAAGTAACTGCAACGAAAATCCACTGTATAAAAAATATCAATTAAGAGATGTGAAAATGTGTAAAAACTTAGCCATTTCTTAATAATTAAAAGTAAGTTTGATTAGTGCCAAAAGGTAAAATTAATTT comes from the Thalassotalea nanhaiensis genome and includes:
- a CDS encoding FG-GAP-like repeat-containing protein — encoded protein: MCLFNCKTLSNLVLLSCLFSCSGESNKSKNTKPEISATSLNEVYEFEDFSLKPIIIDADNDALSLSISNLPSWAKFNVNTGEVYGVPEINDAGLYENITITADDGKESANASISINVKQTVVLNGKVLSGYISGAKVYLDTNLNSKLDIDEEPSSITDERGSFTFYLRDENIDNFMLSPLRALISVGADDVTREDDNFEVLPVDLARMPYLQEIPKDEVITGQVISPLSHLAYARFLLIISNANDTELSTDDFKSIKQTVISENEATYGFNGNILFGDFLSNSELSAEQVATLTSISKTALTEIQLQQSPIDDSDADGVINRDDAFPFDSNEYQDSDFDGIGNNADDDDDGDGVVDSEDAFPLDPSENADFDLDGIGDNLDNDDDNDGFIDTLDDFPFDSSEHLDTDNDGIGNNRDRDDDGDNVFDVEDFNPVDINERYDTDSDGIANSVDLDDDNDGILDIDDLYPLDTNLTDISSISTENLTFSNTTQLANLLHYWGIEPKANTAEVYQTLLNAAGGMAAGDYDNDGDIDVFIIGGEHSLAKLYQNDGKGVFVDIAKEAGVQLLGLYSGPSFADTDNDGDLDLFVGGLNGNASYLFVNQGDSTFTKKVAFKLTDHVVSSSFSDIDNNGDLDLIVSRYGSKVSDNLQYLWRNNSNNNFINIDDEAGLNNALVVKSKPIDFSFSSSFADINNDGYADLLLASDFVKSSLLVNDQTGTFADSTHNMNISVNDLSGMGSAIADYDNDGDLDWFIGGIFALDPTTGSLSHSGNKLLQNDGSGVFKDVSYISGISDGGWSWGSCFADFNNDGHQDIFQTNGWTSYGEREQGTEDFNQDTVKLFIADGNGGFDSQNTKLGLTEKGQGRAVVCFDADNDGDIDLLLQNNDDGKNALVFYENVNGSNLGNFLKLKLTTPEKNRFAIGAKVTINVANTTQMREVNINNNFTSHNPAELHFGLADHSKVERITIEWPNGHLQIITDVDANQSLIIEQ